The stretch of DNA CAGAGGACTATTTCCTCTTGACGGAGGCCGGTAGATGCGTAACGTCTTTACCATGTGGAGAATGGCGGGTCGGCGTTCTCTTCAGTTCAAGCCGGGGCGTTCAAGAACGCTTCATCCAAGAGCGGGAGTGTGCGGGATGCTAAATGAAATTCGGTTGTCCAAGGTAGTGACCGGCGCCGTGCTGACAGGGGCGCTGATGCTCTCCCTGGCTGCGCCAGCCTCTGCGGCGACCGCTGATATCTTCTCGCGTAGCAGCTTCGCGAAGTTTGGGATCGAGCCGTCAAATTCGGTTTCGAATTCGACCTTCTCAAGCCGGGCGACGACAGCCCCTGGCGCCAGCACGCGCGCTGCGCCGGCTACGGGTTCAGTGCAGAGTGCGGCCTTGTCGAGCCCGACTTCCCGGTCGGCTTCGGTTGGCACCATGGCTTCGCGGGTGAGCCCTTCGGGGATTCGTTCGATCATCACGGATCTGCGTGAGGCTGTGCGCGAGCGGGATCGGACGGCGGTTCGTGAGTCCGTTCGGAACCTCGTCGAATTCGTTCGTCGGGCTGTCAGCCCGAACTAAGACCCGAAGTTGCTTGGCGCGCATAGCGGTTAAACAGTAATTCCGGACGAGAGATGAAAAACTGCAAGCCGCTTGGTGCCTGCAGCGTTATGCTGCTGGTCGGTCTCGCTATGGCCGATCCAGCAGCAGCGCAATCCACATCAGTCTCAGAAGTGTATGCCGGTACCGTGGTGATGAAGAGCCCCGCGGAGGCTGAGGCTGTGCGTAACCGCAGGCATGAGGAATATGCTCCGGTCGGTGGCAGAGTTGGCACCTATTTCCTTTATCCGTGGCTGGAAGACATGGTCGTATATGACGACAATGTCTATGCCACGCGCTACAATGAAATCAGCGACGGGGCGAATCTGCTCAGCGGCGGGCTTCTCGCGCTCTCCAATTTCCCCCGCCACGCTCTCAATTTCCGTTTCGATTTTGATAACTATAACTACTTCACGGAAACCCGGCAGGATCGCTTCAACGCCAACGGCATTGCGCAGTGGCGGCTTGATTTCGCAGATCAGCTCCAGCTTATCGGCTTCGTGAGGGGAACGCGAGGACACGAGCGGCCCGGATCGCTCGAGGCACCGCAGAATGCGCTTGAGCCTGTGCCATACAATGTCTTTGAAGCCGGCTCGACCATCAGGAAGCGCTTCAACCGGCTGACCGGGGCGTTGATAGGGTCTGTTTCGACGGTCAGCTACGAAAATGTACCCGCAGTCGGCGGTGGCACCTTGCGCCAACACTTCCGGGATGGGCAGACCTATACTGCAGCGACCCGGTGGAGCTACGAGTTTTCCCCGGGCTATGCTGCCTTTGGCTTGCTTGAAGGCAATCTCCGCGACTTCAACAAGGACGGATATGGAAGAAGCTCCCAGGGTGTAACTGCCCTTGCTGGCGTGGAAATGGATATCACCTCCTTGATCCACGGCGAGTTTGGCTTCGGCTATCTCGTTCAGGACTATGACAGGGCAAGCCTCAAGGATATTGATGGCTGGGCAATGCGGGGTGCGCTGATCTACAACCCCACCGGTCTTATCACTCTGACTGCCGAGGCGGAGCGGCGCGTCGATCAAACCATCCAGTCAGGAGCCTCTGGTCGTCTTGATACCGCGCTGAAGCTCACCGCCGATTACGAGCTTTTGAGGAATCTGATCCTTTCGCCATATGTTAGCTACATTCATAGCGATTATGTCGGTAGCGGGCGAAAGGACGAGGTGGTCGAGACGGGGATTAACGCCGATTTCCTGATCAACCGGAATTTCTCGGCGAGCTTGTTCTATGAATACAAGGACCGAAGCTCAAATTTCGCCACATATGATTATTCTCGCAACTTTGCGGGCGTAGGACTGAAGGCGCAATTCTAGCCTTTGCCATGGTCCCTTTGCTTCTGAGCCGAGCTCAGAAGTTGTTGTGACCGGGGGGGCGCGTCAGACCCGCGAGATCGGAATTGGGCGGCTTCTTTCTGCAAGCGTGCAGGAGAGAGGGTGTGGCATGGGCTCGGAGAGCTGTGTGCGGGAGGCGACGGTAACATGCTGATGAAGGCCGACGTTCGGCGCGTCGAAGATGAGGAAATCGATCTTCGCGAGATCGGTCGCGCTTTGCTTCGACGCTGGCGGCTGATCGTCGGTACGATCGCGGTGGGCCTGGCCCTTGTGACCCTTTATTTGCTGGTGGCGACCCCGCTCTACACTGCATCAACAAGCATTCTCATCGATACGCGCGGCAAAAATATTGTCGATGCGGAAGCGGTGCTCGCCGGCATAAGTGCGGATAGCGCGGCCATTGATAGCCAAGTCGAGCTGATAAAATCGCCAACGACGGCCCTCAGAGTAGCCGACAAACTCCATCTCGACCGAGATCCGGATTTTGGGGGTGGCGATGAGGGGGGCTCGATTTTGAGTTCGCTGACTGGTCTCTTTGCCTCCGAGACAGAAGCACCGGCGCCGGCCGCCGCCCAAACGCAAGGGCTTTCGAGTGAACGGGCAGCGCTGGCTCAGGCCGTGCTGGGTGGTCTCTCTGTTCAACGACAGGGGCGAACCTATGTGCTGTCTATCGTTTACACCGCAAAGACGCCGGAAAAGGCAGCCCGGATCGCGAATGCCTTTGCCAACGAGTATCTGATCGATCAGTTGGAGGCACGCTTTCAGGCCACCAAGCTCGCAACTGACTGGCTGAATGACCGTCTGACCACTTTGCGCACGAGCGTGCAGGCCGCAGAGAACGCGGTTGAACTCTACAAGCAACAGAACAACCTGGTCAGCGCAGGCGGCGAGGATATCTACGAGCAGCAGCTCGCGCAGCTCAATCAGCAACTCGTGCTCGCGCGCGCGGAGGCAGCCGAGAAGAAGGCGAGGGTAGAGAGTATTGATCTGCTGCTGCAGAGAAAAGACAGCGTAGAGGCCCTTCAGTCTGTTCTGCGCTCTGATGTCATCGGCCAGCTTCGCACGCAGCAGTCCGTGATTGCGGGTCGCGAGGCCGAGTTGACGACGCGCTACGGCAACAGGCATCCTCAAGTCATCAATATTCGCGCACAGAGGGCCGATATAGATCGGCAGATCAATCTTGAGATCAATCGCATCGTGGCGAATATCCGCAACGACTATGAAGTTGCTGTGACTCGCGAGCAATCGCTCCAAAAGAGTCTTGATGAGTTGCAAAACGGGGTTGAAAGAAACAAGGCCGCCGGCATTCGGCTTCGGGAACTTGAGCGCGAAGCCAACGCGAACCGCGCTCTTTATGAGGCTTTCCTTGGCCGGTTCAAGGAAGTATCCCAGCAGGAAAGCCTGCAGGCTCCCGAGGCGAGGATTATCGCCGAGGCCGCCCCTCCGGGCTCGCCCAGTTTTCCCAATAAATCGCTGATCCTCGCGATTGCTCTTGTAGGCTTTGCCGGAGTTGGCGTTGGGCTTGCGTTCTTGATGGAGTATCTCGACGATAGCTTCAAGACAGCAACGCAGGTGGAAGAGTATCTCAAGCTTCCGACCCTGGCGACGGTGCCCATGATCTCGCCCGCTCAGCTGAAAGGTGACAATCGTCCCATTCCCGTTGAGAAGTTTGCCGTTCACAAGCCGCTGTCCACCTATGCCGAAGCAATTCGCGCATTGAAGATGGAAGTGCTGTTGTCGAATATCGACCAGCCGCCGCGTGTCATCATGGTGACATCCGCCGTGCCAGGCGAAGGCAAGACGACGCTGTCATCCAATCTTGCGTCTTTTGCTGCCCATACCGGCATGAAGGTGCTGTTGATGGACGCGGACCTGAGGTCGCCGGCCCTGACCAGTCGATGGTTGGGAGAGGAGGCGAAGAAGCATCCGGGTTTGGTCGAGTTTCTCGTGGGCGAAGTGAGCCGGGAGCAAGTCTTGTTGAAGGATCCTGGTACCAATCTGCACTTCTTGCCGGCCTCCCATAAAGTTCAGAACACAGCTGAAGTGCTCGAATCCGCCAAGATGCGTGATTGGCTTCGGATTGCCCGGGATCAATATGACTTGGTGATCATTGATAGTTCGCCGGTCATTCCGGTGGTCGATTCCCGCGTATTGGCCAAGGACGTGGATTCGGTGCTGCTCACGATCGAGTGGGACGAGACGCCTCGCGAGCTGGTACAGACAGCGATCAAGAATCTTGGCCCAAGCACCAACAAGATTGCCGGTGTCGCGCTAAACAAGGTGAATGTCCGTAAGATGTCGAGCTATGCGCCTTACGGCTATGGCGCGGCCTATGGCAAATACCCCCAGTATTACGGCAAGGACGACTAGGGGTCCTGTTATGGCGTTTCGGTCGTCTCTGATATATGTTCAGGCGGGGGCAGCGGTACTTCTTGCTGCAACCCTTTTGATTGTGTCTGCTCCGCGGTTGATCGCTCAGCTATCTCTTGCGACCGTAACATCGCCGGCTGAAGAGAACCTAGCACCTGAGGAGCTGGACTCGGATATTGATTCCGCCGTGCGGGCGATCGCCTGGCAGGCGGGGGACCGGAATGCATATCTGCGCCTCGCCAAACTGTGGCTCAAAGGTTTCGATCTCCAATCACAGGCTGGCTTCAAGGAGGAGGCGAACCAATCACGCGACCAGGCTCAGGCCATTATGCAGGCTGGTCTGGAAGCAGCACCCGGCGCGCCGGACATGTGGTTTAGCCTTGCCCAGCTTGAAGCAACCCGCGGCGGATACAATGATAAAGTCGCGCTCTTCCTGCGTAATTCTTATTTGACCGGCCCTCGTGAGCAGTGGGTCGGTGC from Rhodoligotrophos sp. CJ14 encodes:
- a CDS encoding outer membrane beta-barrel protein; the protein is MKNCKPLGACSVMLLVGLAMADPAAAQSTSVSEVYAGTVVMKSPAEAEAVRNRRHEEYAPVGGRVGTYFLYPWLEDMVVYDDNVYATRYNEISDGANLLSGGLLALSNFPRHALNFRFDFDNYNYFTETRQDRFNANGIAQWRLDFADQLQLIGFVRGTRGHERPGSLEAPQNALEPVPYNVFEAGSTIRKRFNRLTGALIGSVSTVSYENVPAVGGGTLRQHFRDGQTYTAATRWSYEFSPGYAAFGLLEGNLRDFNKDGYGRSSQGVTALAGVEMDITSLIHGEFGFGYLVQDYDRASLKDIDGWAMRGALIYNPTGLITLTAEAERRVDQTIQSGASGRLDTALKLTADYELLRNLILSPYVSYIHSDYVGSGRKDEVVETGINADFLINRNFSASLFYEYKDRSSNFATYDYSRNFAGVGLKAQF
- a CDS encoding GumC family protein; translated protein: MLMKADVRRVEDEEIDLREIGRALLRRWRLIVGTIAVGLALVTLYLLVATPLYTASTSILIDTRGKNIVDAEAVLAGISADSAAIDSQVELIKSPTTALRVADKLHLDRDPDFGGGDEGGSILSSLTGLFASETEAPAPAAAQTQGLSSERAALAQAVLGGLSVQRQGRTYVLSIVYTAKTPEKAARIANAFANEYLIDQLEARFQATKLATDWLNDRLTTLRTSVQAAENAVELYKQQNNLVSAGGEDIYEQQLAQLNQQLVLARAEAAEKKARVESIDLLLQRKDSVEALQSVLRSDVIGQLRTQQSVIAGREAELTTRYGNRHPQVINIRAQRADIDRQINLEINRIVANIRNDYEVAVTREQSLQKSLDELQNGVERNKAAGIRLRELEREANANRALYEAFLGRFKEVSQQESLQAPEARIIAEAAPPGSPSFPNKSLILAIALVGFAGVGVGLAFLMEYLDDSFKTATQVEEYLKLPTLATVPMISPAQLKGDNRPIPVEKFAVHKPLSTYAEAIRALKMEVLLSNIDQPPRVIMVTSAVPGEGKTTLSSNLASFAAHTGMKVLLMDADLRSPALTSRWLGEEAKKHPGLVEFLVGEVSREQVLLKDPGTNLHFLPASHKVQNTAEVLESAKMRDWLRIARDQYDLVIIDSSPVIPVVDSRVLAKDVDSVLLTIEWDETPRELVQTAIKNLGPSTNKIAGVALNKVNVRKMSSYAPYGYGAAYGKYPQYYGKDD